One genomic segment of Procambarus clarkii isolate CNS0578487 unplaced genomic scaffold, FALCON_Pclarkii_2.0 HiC_scaffold_1229, whole genome shotgun sequence includes these proteins:
- the LOC138362111 gene encoding uncharacterized protein translates to MRTWQLRKGDWQELDDHLRKLIKSTLYLPTRATNDYQYGSAAAGSCGIPLAAEDSDVFVIDSAFKLLTTPDQDTRNIAREDCTKVVTRRLREDATLVNVCQYLSKEAMAQRPTDHETVWSRARNASARLDTKWSADGEELALTCGERTMTKKERRLVARNIRNHHRGLRDERLQDKPDQGKVMKQVAKVRASSSFIYDGAFTTFADWRFIHRARHNLLPLNGARRFNVNSDKRCRRCRNPNETLPHVLNHCMRLSNPMNKRHNALVQRIVKAAEGRFWKVITANQQIPGIDSNLRPDIVLEKNGEVLLVDVTCPFENGEASLDEARLRKEQKYAPIAAALRRTYKQVTVHAFVMGSLGSYDPRNDKLMNRLASKKYQKLFRKLCVTDTIRWSRMIYIEHVTGARQY, encoded by the coding sequence ATGAGAACGTGGCAGCTGAGGAAGGGAGACTGGCAGGAGCTTGATGATCATCTAAGGAAATTAATCAAGTCAACACTCTATCTCCCGACCCGAGCTACAAATGACTACCAATATGGCAGCGCAGCGGCAGGCTCCTGTGGAATCCCCCTTGCTGCAGAGGACTCAGACGTGTTTGTGATTGATTCGGCCTTCAAACTTCTTACTACGCCGGACCAAGACACAAGAAACATCGCGAGAGAGGACTGCACCAAGGTCGTGACCCGGAGACTACGAGAAGACGCTACATTAGTGAATGTCTGCCAATACCTGTCCAAGGAAGCAATGGCTCAGCGGCCGACTGATCACGAAACAGTCTGGTCCAGAGCAAGAAATGCATCAGCAAGACTAGACACGAAATGGTCTGCCGACGGCGAAGAGTTAGCACTAACATGCGGGGAACGGACCATGACAAAGAAGGAGAGAAGACTCGTGGCAAGGAACATCCGCAATCACCATCGTGGACTCAGAGACGAACGCCTGCAGGACAAGCCGGACCAAGGAAAAGTGATGAAGCAAGTCGCAAAAGTCCGAGCCTCGTCCTCCTTCATCTACGACGGAGCATTCACTACCTTCGCAGACTGGAGGTTCATCCACAGGGCTAGGCATAATCTCCTCCCCCTCAATGGAGCAAGGCGCTTCAATGTTAACTCTGACAAACGTTGCAGGCGTTGCAGGAACCCAAACGAGACTCTACCACATGTTCTTAACCACTGCATGAGGCTGTCCAACCCCATGAACAAGCGCCACAATGCACTAGTTCAACGGATCGTGAAAGCTGCTGAAGGACGATTCTGGAAGGTCATCACGGCGAATCAGCAGATCCCTGGCATCGACAGCAACCTACGGCCGGACATCGTCCTCGAGAAGAATGGAGAAGTCCTCCTCGTCGACGTGACGTGCCCCTTCGAGAACGGCGAAGCCTCCCTGGATGAAGCCAGGCTGCGAAAGGAGCAGAAATATGCGCCGATTGCAGCTGCGCTGAGACGGACCTACAAGCAGGTTACTGTCCACGCCTTCGTCATGGGCTCACTAGGCTCGTACGATCCGAGGAATGACAAGTTGATGAACAGGCTCGCCTCCAAGAAGTACCAGAAGCTCTTCAGGAAGCTCTGCGTCACCGATACGATTCGATGGTCGAGGATGATCTACATCGAACACGTGACCGGCGCCCGGCAGTATTGA